A stretch of DNA from Williamwhitmania sp.:
AGTAATAAGCATTTTATAGGAATGCGGTTGTATGGTCAGCATTCTGTCTAAAAGGTTGTCAAATAGACCTTTCCCCATAAAGCTACGGTTAAATCGGTAGGTATACTCATCGATATAGGATTGTAAAAGTTCTGC
This window harbors:
- a CDS encoding IS1595 family transposase; translated protein: AELLQSYIDEYTYRFNRSFMGKGLFDNLLDRMLTIQPHSYKMLIT